A region of Silurus meridionalis isolate SWU-2019-XX chromosome 15, ASM1480568v1, whole genome shotgun sequence DNA encodes the following proteins:
- the LOC124398121 gene encoding gastrin-releasing peptide — MCIPWRYRLVMSMSAALLLCFLGCDAQLHNEAQSGKLVYARGNHWAVGHLMGKKSVDEMLNSDERDVDAQAYFLTAESDTQTQPSLSVLKALFKALAGPIRETEDERERRERWSMLRRRWAEQREKEVNQAARILLLALNTRDADAS; from the exons ATGTGCATCCCGTGGAGATACAGACTGGTGATGTCGATGTCGGCCGCATTATTGCTGTGTTTCCTCGGTTGTGATGCCCAACTGCACAACGAAGCACAAAGCGGCAAATTAGTTTACGCCAGAGGGAACCACTGGGCTGTGG GACACCTGATGGGGAAGAAGAGCGTAGATGAGATGCTGAACTCGGACGAGCGTGATGTCGATGCTCAGGCTTATTTTCTCACAGCCGaatcagacacacaaacacagccgTCTCTGTCTGTCCTGAAGGCTCTTTTCAAGGCTTTGGCTGGACCGATCAGAGAGACAGAAGATGAAAGGGAAAGACGAGAGCGTTGGTCGATGCTGAGGAGGCGGTGGGCAGagcagagagagaaggaggtcAACCAG GCAGCAAGGATTTTGCTACTGGCATTAAACACGAGGGATGCAGATGCCAGCTGA